The Micromonospora sp. Llam0 genome contains a region encoding:
- a CDS encoding DUF5825 family protein: protein MISTDIEAPPTGPVVVRLHRDHDPAVADIPGIDLGTVEFTGSAADTVADWLDRGVRKVALPGTVDLTAADSVAAADAVRRLVLVRELTSYAIEVDWSIRLPGGDGDLWRVYGHLRPPATVEIAGAAGSVGRAGSVGSAGSVDAAGSDPDSDPGTVAAAAWRDAFYFDKCTYRRGPGFVQVRDRRAGRLNLLTIDDPAYLAVLEQLLDGAEMTTVDLDIAREFGEEGLVTKVGDRLVWLPHRLRRWPLPSMVV from the coding sequence TTGATCAGCACCGACATCGAGGCACCGCCGACCGGGCCGGTCGTGGTCCGGCTGCACCGGGACCACGATCCGGCGGTCGCCGACATTCCCGGCATCGACCTGGGCACGGTCGAGTTCACCGGGTCCGCCGCCGACACCGTCGCGGACTGGCTGGACCGAGGGGTACGCAAGGTGGCGCTGCCCGGCACCGTCGATCTCACCGCCGCCGACTCGGTGGCGGCGGCCGACGCGGTCCGCCGGCTCGTCCTGGTCCGCGAACTGACCAGCTACGCCATCGAGGTGGACTGGTCGATACGGCTGCCGGGCGGCGACGGCGACCTGTGGCGGGTGTACGGGCATCTGCGTCCGCCAGCGACGGTCGAGATCGCCGGCGCGGCGGGTTCCGTTGGCAGGGCGGGTTCCGTTGGATCTGCCGGCTCCGTTGATGCCGCCGGCTCCGACCCTGATTCCGATCCGGGGACGGTGGCGGCTGCCGCCTGGCGGGACGCGTTCTACTTCGACAAGTGCACCTACCGGCGTGGCCCCGGGTTCGTCCAGGTCCGGGACCGGCGGGCCGGTCGGCTCAACCTGCTCACCATCGACGACCCGGCGTACCTGGCGGTGCTGGAGCAACTGCTCGACGGTGCCGAGATGACCACTGTCGACCTGGACATCGCCCGCGAGTTCGGCGAAGAAGGGCTGGTCACGAAGGTGGGTGACCGGCTGGTCTGGTTGCCGCACCGGCTGCGCCGCTGGCCGCTGCCGTCGATGGTGGTGTGA
- a CDS encoding RiPP maturation radical SAM C-methyltransferase, with translation MRILLVNMPWSSIDVPSLALGILTNSVRQKMPDAEVEVMHANLDFVDWVVDRREFGLGDYYYYSLFTYFSGCGDWVFSSALYDDPEWRVSEFSSRVQGQMSERDLSRNVDLHRSAPEFIDEIAARIVDRAPDLVGFTSTFQQNTAALATARAVKKLDPRIRTALGGANCDGEQGAALHRNFSFIDFVVRGEGEAAFPQLLAALEAAPADSHADFSSIEGLCWATPDGRHVANPMSTAPLPPAQIVSPDYTGYFERLAASKANHWVEPRLVVEGARGCWWGEKHHCTFCGLNGSFMQFRSKHPGRFYDEIIGLVERHQVLDMFVVDNILDMSYVNSLLPRLAESDYDLRLQYEIKSNMRGPQVQALADAGLVSVQPGIENLNSRVLKIMDKGVTGCLNVRMLRDAETSGITIAWNYLYGFPGETDADYQSIIDQMPALHHLCPPDGSTRIAIERFSPYFVKPELGFTDLRPAAQYRLIYDLPESELMDLAYIFDTPTQGIDEDLAETLDRAVTGWQHEYARSRLTHHDLGTEIVLVSERRQFDWHVLRLTDPTEIAAFRQLDQPHSVASLARRISASEEAVATLLARWSDLGLLFSDADQFIQIAPQAMNQDLLRIDHLHQERAAAQAEAASADPATSAGHPTPEPALTAV, from the coding sequence ATGCGGATCCTGCTGGTCAACATGCCGTGGTCATCGATCGATGTCCCGTCGCTGGCACTGGGCATCCTCACCAACAGCGTCCGCCAGAAGATGCCGGACGCCGAGGTCGAGGTGATGCACGCCAACCTCGATTTCGTCGACTGGGTGGTCGACCGGCGCGAGTTCGGCCTTGGTGACTACTACTACTATTCGCTGTTCACCTACTTCTCCGGCTGCGGTGACTGGGTCTTCTCCTCCGCCCTCTACGATGACCCTGAGTGGCGGGTCAGCGAGTTCAGCAGCCGGGTGCAGGGCCAGATGTCCGAGCGGGACCTGAGCCGCAACGTGGACCTGCACCGGTCCGCGCCGGAGTTCATCGACGAGATCGCCGCCCGCATCGTCGACCGGGCACCCGACCTCGTCGGATTCACCTCGACGTTCCAGCAGAACACCGCAGCGCTGGCGACCGCCCGGGCGGTCAAGAAACTCGACCCCCGGATCCGCACCGCCCTCGGCGGGGCGAACTGCGACGGCGAGCAGGGCGCGGCGCTGCACCGCAACTTCTCCTTCATCGACTTCGTGGTACGCGGCGAAGGCGAAGCGGCGTTCCCCCAGCTGCTCGCCGCGCTGGAGGCCGCACCGGCGGACAGCCATGCCGACTTCTCCAGCATCGAGGGCCTGTGCTGGGCCACCCCGGACGGCCGGCACGTGGCCAACCCGATGAGCACCGCACCACTGCCGCCGGCGCAGATCGTCAGCCCGGACTACACCGGCTACTTCGAGCGGCTGGCCGCCTCCAAGGCGAACCACTGGGTCGAGCCCCGACTGGTGGTGGAAGGTGCCCGCGGCTGCTGGTGGGGCGAGAAGCACCACTGCACCTTCTGCGGGCTCAACGGGTCGTTCATGCAGTTCCGCAGCAAGCATCCCGGCCGGTTCTACGACGAGATCATCGGGCTGGTCGAGCGCCACCAGGTGCTGGACATGTTCGTCGTCGACAACATCCTCGACATGAGCTACGTCAACTCGCTGCTGCCCCGGCTGGCCGAATCCGACTACGACCTGCGGCTGCAGTACGAGATCAAGTCGAACATGCGCGGCCCGCAGGTGCAGGCGCTGGCCGACGCCGGCCTGGTCAGCGTCCAGCCGGGCATCGAGAACCTGAACAGCCGGGTGCTGAAGATCATGGACAAGGGGGTGACCGGCTGCCTCAACGTGCGGATGCTGCGCGACGCGGAGACCAGCGGCATCACCATCGCCTGGAACTACCTGTACGGCTTCCCCGGCGAGACCGACGCCGACTACCAGTCGATCATCGACCAGATGCCGGCCCTGCACCACCTCTGCCCACCCGACGGCAGCACCCGGATCGCCATCGAACGGTTCAGCCCGTACTTCGTCAAGCCGGAACTCGGCTTCACCGACCTGCGGCCGGCCGCCCAGTACCGGCTCATCTACGACCTGCCCGAGTCGGAGCTGATGGACCTGGCGTACATCTTCGACACCCCGACCCAGGGCATCGACGAGGATCTCGCCGAGACGCTCGACCGGGCCGTCACCGGCTGGCAGCACGAGTATGCCCGCAGCCGGTTGACCCACCACGACCTCGGCACCGAGATCGTGCTGGTCAGCGAGCGGCGGCAGTTCGACTGGCATGTGCTGCGGTTGACGGATCCGACCGAGATCGCCGCCTTCCGGCAGCTGGACCAGCCGCACAGCGTCGCCTCACTGGCCCGGCGGATCTCCGCGTCGGAGGAGGCGGTGGCCACACTGCTCGCCCGCTGGAGCGACCTGGGCCTGCTGTTCAGCGACGCCGATCAGTTCATCCAGATCGCCCCGCAGGCGATGAACCAGGACCTGCTCCGCATCGACCACCTGCACCAGGAGCGGGCCGCCGCGCAGGCGGAAGCCGCGTCGGCGGACCCGGCCACGTCCGCCGGGCACCCCACGCCCGAGCCCGCGCTCACCGCCGTCTGA
- a CDS encoding prolyl oligopeptidase family serine peptidase — protein sequence MSREYRLFYPALPVVAEHAPHRVVYVGDADGRCQILAWDRRTDTVTQLTDRATGTIRAALDPDGETVWWFDDDLAGVGVWRTRDFPTGTTDQAEPPASATGGSASASGSVSAPALPGVPPARHAGIAMADDGTALVGLADDDGLTLHRRDPHGRITELTRTAGYAYLVDLDPTGELAAVGTDPADADAVTVVGRDGASVGVVPGRPDRRVWALGFAPSGGEPRLLLVLEQDDRYFPATWTRADGLQPHSWCWFDTEITASWYPDGRRILIRQDRHAHTILHEADLTVRASAVLPNPPGSVLDAAVWPDGDVVYIWTDSLTPPQLRSGRDVRLPDSGGPDPAASATVDDYQRQELWVPGPGGPIHVLLTTPNDDRRTRPAVFLVHGGPSQHARDAYDPLVEILTSTGCAVVRVNYRGSSGYGSAWRNDFSSGVGLTQVADLAAVREHLVTEGLIEAGRVALWGTSWGGYLTLLALGVQPQLWRLGVAISPIADYAAAFHAASPAVQALDVMLFGGTPDQVPETYARSSPASYVDQVTAPVLLAVSSDDVRCPPAPVERYAGLLAARRVPHQLVRRRAGHDDFDARSHLSLMQTVLLFMQRHFDGVQEEGTAVALAMARPVA from the coding sequence ATGAGCCGTGAATACCGACTGTTCTATCCGGCGCTTCCGGTGGTCGCCGAGCACGCGCCGCACCGGGTGGTCTACGTCGGCGACGCCGACGGCCGATGCCAGATCCTGGCCTGGGACCGCCGAACGGACACGGTCACCCAGCTCACCGACCGGGCGACCGGAACGATCCGGGCCGCGTTGGACCCGGACGGCGAGACGGTGTGGTGGTTCGACGACGACCTCGCCGGGGTGGGTGTCTGGCGTACCCGCGACTTTCCGACCGGCACCACCGACCAGGCCGAGCCACCGGCTTCGGCTACCGGAGGGTCCGCCTCAGCCTCGGGGTCGGTCTCGGCTCCGGCGCTGCCCGGGGTGCCGCCGGCGCGGCACGCCGGGATCGCGATGGCCGACGACGGCACCGCCCTGGTCGGGCTCGCCGACGACGACGGCCTGACCCTGCACCGGCGCGACCCGCACGGGCGGATCACCGAGCTCACCCGGACCGCCGGGTACGCGTACCTGGTCGACCTGGATCCGACCGGTGAGCTGGCTGCGGTCGGCACCGACCCGGCCGACGCCGACGCCGTGACCGTGGTCGGCCGCGACGGGGCCAGCGTCGGGGTGGTGCCCGGCCGGCCGGATCGGCGGGTCTGGGCGCTCGGCTTCGCCCCCAGCGGCGGTGAACCCCGGCTGCTGCTCGTGCTGGAGCAGGACGACCGGTACTTCCCGGCGACCTGGACCCGGGCCGACGGTCTGCAGCCGCACAGCTGGTGCTGGTTCGACACCGAGATCACCGCGAGCTGGTACCCGGACGGCCGGCGGATCCTGATCCGTCAGGACCGGCACGCCCATACCATCCTGCACGAGGCCGACCTGACGGTGCGGGCCAGCGCGGTGCTGCCGAACCCGCCGGGCAGCGTGCTGGACGCGGCGGTCTGGCCGGACGGCGACGTCGTCTACATCTGGACCGACTCGCTCACCCCGCCGCAGCTGCGGTCGGGCCGCGACGTCCGGCTGCCGGACAGCGGCGGCCCGGACCCGGCGGCGTCCGCCACGGTCGACGATTACCAGCGGCAGGAGCTGTGGGTGCCGGGGCCGGGCGGGCCGATCCACGTGCTGCTGACGACACCGAACGACGACCGGCGTACCCGTCCCGCCGTGTTCCTGGTCCACGGCGGACCGTCGCAGCACGCACGGGACGCGTACGACCCGCTGGTGGAGATTCTGACCAGCACCGGCTGCGCGGTGGTGCGGGTCAACTACCGGGGGTCCAGCGGCTACGGCTCCGCCTGGCGTAACGACTTCAGCTCCGGCGTCGGGCTGACCCAGGTCGCCGATCTGGCGGCGGTCCGCGAGCATCTGGTGACCGAAGGGCTGATCGAGGCGGGACGGGTCGCCCTGTGGGGCACCTCGTGGGGTGGCTACCTGACCCTGCTCGCCCTCGGTGTGCAGCCCCAGCTGTGGCGTCTCGGGGTGGCGATCAGCCCGATCGCCGACTACGCCGCCGCGTTCCATGCGGCGTCCCCGGCGGTCCAGGCGCTCGACGTGATGCTGTTCGGCGGCACCCCGGACCAGGTTCCCGAAACGTACGCCCGGTCGTCGCCGGCCAGCTACGTCGACCAGGTGACCGCGCCGGTGCTGCTCGCCGTCTCCAGCGACGACGTGCGTTGCCCGCCGGCCCCGGTGGAGCGGTACGCCGGTCTGCTGGCCGCCCGCCGCGTTCCGCATCAGCTGGTCCGCCGCCGGGCCGGGCACGACGACTTCGACGCCCGCAGCCATCTGTCGCTGATGCAGACCGTGCTGCTGTTCATGCAGCGGCACTTCGACGGCGTGCAGGAGGAGGGTACGGCGGTCGCGCTCGCCATGGCGCGGCCAGTGGCCTGA
- a CDS encoding MFS transporter has product MTAASTADSTPTDGNRKRDFRLYWIAGAVDQLGSQTSGIVFPLVTLAITGSPAAAGLVGALALAGRLVAAPAAGVLADRLPRKRMMVASLLLAAATMAVLFVSVASGTATLVVLAAAAFVEGLAQSGYEAAGAGSIRRVLPADDKKALSRLEARNHAVQIVGPVFGGALYQIGRWVPFLVDAVSYVVSAFLVSAIRTDLTPDRAERTSFLTDLRDGLRFVWRQPFLRFVTIWAAGINFTFGALIYYAILTAGQQGAAAASIGLVLTVASVGGLTGALLAPAVFSRVRPMTVIVVASWAMVALVAAMSQARQTWTYGLLFGLVFLLSPLLGVIFQSRVIALTPDELQGRVGTVMGTAGEVLQTPAPLLAGLLVAWYSPTAVALIFAAALAGLAVYTTVNLRQLRAGAEDPPDDAMTTEPGATATESEATPTEPVAEEARR; this is encoded by the coding sequence ATGACCGCTGCCTCAACCGCTGATTCAACGCCGACTGATGGAAACCGTAAGAGGGATTTCCGGCTGTACTGGATAGCCGGAGCCGTCGATCAGCTCGGGTCGCAGACCTCCGGAATCGTCTTTCCGCTGGTCACCCTCGCGATAACCGGGTCACCGGCCGCCGCCGGTCTGGTGGGCGCGCTGGCCTTGGCCGGTCGACTCGTCGCCGCGCCGGCGGCCGGCGTACTGGCCGATCGGTTGCCCCGTAAGCGGATGATGGTGGCGTCACTGCTGCTGGCCGCCGCCACGATGGCGGTGCTCTTCGTTTCGGTCGCCAGCGGTACGGCGACCCTGGTGGTGCTCGCTGCCGCCGCCTTCGTCGAAGGGCTCGCCCAGAGCGGCTACGAGGCGGCCGGCGCGGGCTCGATTCGTCGGGTGCTGCCGGCCGACGACAAGAAGGCGCTGTCCCGGCTGGAGGCGCGCAATCACGCCGTACAGATCGTCGGTCCGGTTTTCGGCGGCGCGCTCTACCAGATAGGCCGGTGGGTGCCATTCCTGGTGGACGCCGTGTCATATGTGGTGTCCGCTTTCCTGGTCAGCGCGATCCGCACCGATCTCACCCCGGACCGTGCCGAACGCACGTCGTTCCTCACCGATCTGCGGGACGGCCTGCGCTTCGTGTGGCGGCAGCCGTTTCTACGATTCGTGACCATCTGGGCCGCCGGGATCAATTTTACCTTCGGCGCGCTCATCTACTACGCGATTCTGACCGCCGGGCAGCAGGGCGCGGCCGCAGCGTCGATCGGCCTGGTGCTGACGGTGGCCAGCGTCGGCGGGTTGACCGGCGCGCTGCTGGCTCCCGCCGTGTTCAGCCGGGTCCGGCCGATGACCGTGATCGTCGTGGCCTCCTGGGCGATGGTCGCCTTGGTCGCGGCCATGTCGCAGGCCCGGCAGACCTGGACGTACGGCCTGCTCTTCGGCCTGGTCTTCCTGCTCAGCCCGTTGCTCGGGGTCATCTTCCAGTCGCGGGTCATCGCGTTGACGCCGGACGAGCTGCAGGGCCGGGTCGGCACCGTGATGGGCACCGCCGGCGAGGTGCTGCAGACCCCGGCGCCGCTGCTCGCCGGCCTGCTCGTCGCCTGGTACAGCCCGACCGCCGTCGCGTTGATTTTCGCCGCCGCACTGGCCGGGCTGGCCGTCTACACCACCGTCAACCTGCGCCAACTGCGCGCCGGGGCGGAAGACCCACCAGACGACGCGATGACGACCGAACCCGGCGCGACAGCGACGGAGTCCGAGGCGACGCCGACCGAACCCGTGGCAGAGGAGGCACGCCGATGA
- a CDS encoding endonuclease/exonuclease/phosphatase family protein, with translation MLRIVSVNVWGGALADELLPWLAGCGADVRCLQEVTRTPGLTGWTRFDDGDRTLPQRANLFDDVRAVLPRHQAFFLTSDSGPVTDGTGERHRQDFGVATMTAEWLPVVGVDSAFVHGTFVEHAEWTVGDRPRVALAVGVVGRTAGRRVWVVQVHGLRDPAGKADTPARQAQAARLAELVQRVRDPDDLVVVCGDFNLLPDSATFDVLGGIGLTDLVGTVDTRTSHYPKPVRHASYLLVSDVAAVERFEIVRQPEVSDHCALLLDLRA, from the coding sequence GTGCTGCGGATCGTGAGTGTGAACGTCTGGGGTGGAGCGCTCGCCGACGAGTTGCTGCCCTGGCTGGCTGGGTGCGGGGCGGACGTCCGCTGTCTGCAGGAGGTGACCCGGACGCCGGGCCTGACCGGGTGGACCCGGTTCGACGACGGCGACCGTACCCTGCCGCAGCGCGCGAACCTGTTCGACGATGTCCGCGCCGTACTGCCCCGCCACCAGGCATTCTTCCTGACCAGTGACTCCGGGCCGGTGACCGACGGGACGGGTGAGCGCCATCGACAGGACTTCGGCGTGGCGACGATGACCGCCGAGTGGCTGCCCGTCGTCGGTGTCGACTCGGCCTTCGTGCACGGCACCTTCGTCGAGCACGCCGAGTGGACGGTTGGCGACCGTCCCCGGGTGGCGCTCGCCGTCGGCGTCGTCGGCCGTACCGCCGGTCGGCGGGTATGGGTGGTGCAGGTGCACGGTCTGCGTGACCCGGCGGGCAAGGCGGACACCCCAGCCCGCCAGGCCCAGGCAGCACGGCTGGCCGAACTGGTCCAGCGGGTACGCGACCCGGATGATCTCGTGGTGGTGTGCGGCGATTTCAACCTGCTGCCCGACAGCGCAACGTTCGACGTACTGGGTGGCATCGGGCTGACTGACCTGGTCGGCACGGTCGACACCCGTACGTCGCATTATCCGAAGCCGGTCCGGCACGCGAGCTATCTGCTCGTCTCCGACGTCGCCGCCGTCGAACGGTTCGAAATCGTGCGTCAGCCGGAAGTCTCCGACCACTGCGCCCTGCTCCTCGACCTGCGGGCCTGA
- a CDS encoding GNAT family N-acetyltransferase, whose amino-acid sequence MRPAGYADLAATARTHVEFLPVGLFPSLGAGFVRRWHRTYLDPRHGVGYVVTDRTTSDDDVVGFLLGTTDQAAHMATLFADRRALASLSASGAGTLIRRPRLARQLASRALPWARQIAQRRSGQPAPADGPGENPQVAVMVAVAVQPQWRGSGIGAELVRRFVEDARRAGAAEAELVTPVGSAGATGFYERLGWELGPCWHTRDGDQLQAYRQRLGAGN is encoded by the coding sequence GTGCGGCCGGCTGGGTATGCCGATCTGGCGGCGACGGCCCGTACGCATGTGGAGTTCCTGCCGGTCGGGCTGTTTCCGTCGCTCGGGGCAGGCTTCGTTCGTCGCTGGCACCGCACCTACCTCGACCCCCGGCACGGCGTCGGCTACGTGGTCACCGACCGGACGACATCCGACGACGACGTTGTCGGATTCCTGCTGGGCACCACCGACCAGGCCGCCCACATGGCGACGCTGTTCGCCGATCGGCGGGCGCTGGCCTCACTGTCAGCCTCCGGTGCTGGTACGTTGATCCGCCGCCCACGACTGGCTCGTCAGCTGGCTTCCCGCGCTCTGCCGTGGGCACGGCAGATCGCGCAGCGCCGGTCCGGCCAGCCAGCCCCAGCGGATGGGCCGGGCGAGAATCCGCAGGTCGCGGTGATGGTCGCAGTGGCGGTGCAACCGCAGTGGCGGGGCAGCGGAATCGGGGCGGAACTCGTCCGCCGGTTCGTCGAGGATGCCCGGCGCGCCGGAGCAGCGGAGGCCGAGCTGGTCACCCCGGTCGGGTCGGCCGGGGCGACGGGCTTCTATGAAAGGCTCGGCTGGGAGCTCGGACCGTGCTGGCATACCCGCGACGGTGACCAGCTTCAGGCGTACCGTCAGCGCCTCGGTGCCGGCAACTGA
- a CDS encoding MerR family transcriptional regulator, with protein MFPSLTPPRQVKIGDAAAFAGTTPRAIRHYHEIGLLPEPERGVDGRRYGYEDMIRILWIRKMAGAGVSLDDIRAAFDESWRIEEILSRLEETLAAQEAEIKRQRAAVQRMQAVGSPLGLLSELVTDRLSHLPPGVLRASDLEALLVTERIFGPLGAAIQASVFIVLATHPELRAEQDRLDAAEAALDDGVEPDDPRVEELAVQRCAQQLALDRAIEAAGLDKAEEELFETDDADLKGEENRQMSAFEAATKMPYGFSPARTRCMELAGQLLAQAYSAHS; from the coding sequence ATGTTTCCCTCCCTCACGCCTCCCCGCCAGGTCAAGATCGGTGACGCGGCCGCGTTCGCCGGGACCACCCCGCGCGCCATCCGCCACTACCACGAGATCGGCCTGTTGCCCGAGCCCGAGCGAGGCGTGGACGGCCGCCGCTACGGCTACGAGGACATGATCCGCATCCTGTGGATCCGCAAGATGGCAGGGGCCGGCGTCAGCCTGGACGACATACGGGCCGCCTTCGACGAGTCCTGGCGCATCGAGGAGATCCTGAGCAGGCTGGAGGAGACCTTGGCGGCACAGGAGGCCGAGATCAAACGTCAGCGTGCGGCGGTCCAGCGCATGCAGGCAGTGGGCAGCCCGCTGGGGCTGCTCTCCGAACTGGTCACGGACCGGCTCAGCCATCTGCCGCCGGGCGTGCTGCGAGCGTCGGACCTGGAAGCCCTGCTGGTCACGGAGCGGATATTCGGGCCGCTGGGCGCCGCCATCCAGGCCAGTGTGTTCATCGTGCTGGCCACGCACCCTGAGCTGCGGGCCGAGCAGGACCGTCTCGACGCGGCTGAGGCCGCCCTCGACGACGGCGTCGAGCCCGATGACCCGCGTGTCGAAGAGCTCGCCGTACAGCGATGCGCCCAACAGTTGGCCCTGGACCGGGCCATCGAGGCAGCAGGGCTGGACAAGGCCGAGGAGGAGCTCTTTGAGACCGACGACGCCGACCTGAAAGGGGAGGAGAACAGGCAGATGAGCGCTTTCGAAGCGGCCACCAAAATGCCCTACGGATTCTCTCCGGCTCGGACGCGCTGCATGGAACTCGCGGGACAACTCCTCGCCCAGGCCTACTCCGCACACAGCTGA
- a CDS encoding SDR family oxidoreductase yields the protein MSEHKTTALVTGAGAGIGAAIAARLAREGINLVLVARDQERLDDTAGQIRASYGVDVRTVSMDLSLPGAPGDLAGRLGEAGVTIDVLVNNAGIALPGPVAGTDPGRIRTLVDLNAGAVAEITALFLPGMLARKSGAIVNIASTAAYSPAPNNAGYAASKAFVLSFTQALWAETRGSGVRVVAVSPGATETPMNPGHFRGKRQPEQVADTVMAALAGRSAAVVDGWLYTTQTFLFQRVLPTRTTSRITGAYFAKAAERSR from the coding sequence ATGAGCGAACACAAGACCACCGCGCTGGTCACCGGGGCCGGTGCCGGGATCGGGGCGGCCATCGCCGCACGGCTGGCCAGGGAAGGCATCAACCTGGTCCTGGTCGCGCGTGACCAGGAGCGGCTGGACGACACGGCAGGGCAGATACGGGCCTCGTACGGTGTCGACGTGCGTACCGTATCGATGGACCTGTCGCTGCCGGGCGCGCCTGGCGACCTCGCCGGACGGCTCGGAGAAGCCGGAGTCACGATCGACGTGCTGGTCAACAACGCCGGTATCGCCCTGCCGGGGCCGGTCGCGGGCACCGATCCCGGCAGGATCCGCACGCTGGTCGACCTGAACGCGGGAGCGGTCGCGGAGATCACCGCGTTGTTCCTGCCCGGCATGCTCGCCCGCAAAAGTGGCGCGATCGTGAACATCGCCAGCACCGCCGCGTACTCCCCCGCGCCCAACAACGCGGGGTACGCGGCCTCGAAGGCCTTCGTGCTCTCCTTCACCCAGGCGCTGTGGGCCGAGACGCGGGGAAGTGGGGTGCGGGTGGTGGCAGTGAGTCCGGGGGCGACCGAGACACCGATGAACCCCGGCCACTTCCGGGGAAAGCGACAGCCCGAACAGGTGGCCGACACCGTCATGGCCGCGTTGGCCGGCCGGTCGGCGGCCGTGGTCGACGGCTGGCTCTACACCACCCAGACCTTCCTCTTCCAGCGCGTCCTGCCCACCCGGACAACCTCCCGCATCACCGGCGCGTACTTCGCCAAGGCGGCCGAGCGCAGCCGGTGA
- a CDS encoding MerR family transcriptional regulator, whose amino-acid sequence MRIGELAKVTGVSTRALRYYEERGLLPAARLGNGYREYDEQAVPRVAFIQDLYRAGLPSEVIREIIPCTGGEQPTGDCSGLVDRVRQVRDRLAHQEQLIAQRRQMLESYLSGAAAPAAMTRRAPQVPIAS is encoded by the coding sequence ATGCGTATCGGCGAACTCGCCAAGGTCACCGGCGTGAGCACCCGGGCACTGCGCTACTACGAGGAGCGGGGTCTGCTGCCCGCCGCGCGGCTCGGCAACGGATATCGGGAGTACGACGAGCAGGCGGTGCCCCGGGTCGCCTTCATCCAGGACCTCTACCGCGCCGGGCTACCGTCGGAGGTGATCCGGGAGATCATCCCCTGCACGGGCGGCGAGCAGCCGACGGGCGACTGCTCCGGGCTGGTCGACCGGGTCCGACAGGTCCGTGACCGGCTGGCCCACCAGGAACAGCTGATCGCGCAGCGACGCCAGATGTTGGAAAGCTACCTCTCCGGCGCCGCAGCTCCGGCCGCCATGACTCGACGGGCGCCGCAGGTCCCGATCGCGTCGTGA
- a CDS encoding helix-turn-helix domain-containing protein — translation MTTRRHRFIQHRKAVGFTQEGLAAHLYIDRTTVARWERGETDPHPAVRARLAEALDLPIDQLDALLSAEPTNLALDSTDSGGTVAFGDTDGGDLVNRRTFAINTALAGLGIATPLRDWITSPQVPQHLGMEHMQQVSETILAFRRADAAVGGDSLCDVAIAMYRRLTRWEREASYSRQVGEALQDRLGDLEAQTGWLALDAERHDESRHYLHAAFVRARLRDDPRLEVCALQQLSMLLRETDPQEASRYAEAAQRIAAPWATPRLKTLLHLRSALAHAQAGDVSGFGRELVNSKIQFDRGLHDDDPVYIGFVTIHEVNAAEGLSHLALDRPDRAAASFIGRLEHPDPVFKRNEYLGKLNMATALNQQGDHAGSGSIALNVLPAVASLKSRRTRKRLATLRADLGRTAPHVPAARDFIEAYDAAKVA, via the coding sequence GTGACGACACGGCGACACCGGTTCATCCAACACCGCAAGGCCGTCGGTTTCACTCAAGAGGGGCTGGCTGCGCACCTGTACATCGACCGCACCACCGTCGCGCGATGGGAGCGCGGCGAGACAGACCCACACCCAGCGGTACGCGCGCGACTCGCCGAGGCCCTTGACCTGCCAATTGATCAGCTCGACGCGCTGCTCAGCGCCGAGCCGACGAATCTCGCTCTGGACAGCACCGATTCCGGCGGTACGGTGGCATTTGGGGATACCGATGGAGGTGATCTTGTGAACCGCCGTACTTTCGCGATCAACACTGCTCTCGCCGGCCTCGGCATCGCCACACCGCTGCGCGACTGGATCACATCGCCGCAGGTGCCGCAGCACCTCGGCATGGAGCACATGCAGCAGGTCTCCGAGACGATCCTGGCCTTCCGGCGTGCCGACGCGGCGGTCGGCGGCGACAGCCTGTGCGACGTCGCCATCGCCATGTACCGTCGCCTGACCCGCTGGGAGCGTGAGGCAAGCTACAGCCGCCAGGTCGGCGAAGCCCTGCAGGACCGCCTCGGCGATCTGGAAGCGCAAACCGGCTGGCTCGCCCTCGACGCCGAGCGCCACGACGAGTCGCGCCACTACCTCCACGCAGCTTTCGTCCGTGCCCGGCTCCGCGACGATCCTCGACTTGAGGTGTGTGCGCTCCAGCAGCTCTCGATGCTCCTCCGCGAGACGGACCCGCAGGAGGCTTCGCGGTACGCCGAGGCCGCTCAGCGAATTGCCGCACCATGGGCCACCCCGCGCTTGAAGACCCTGCTGCACCTGCGCTCCGCCCTCGCCCACGCCCAGGCCGGCGACGTTTCCGGGTTCGGACGGGAGTTGGTGAACTCCAAAATCCAGTTCGACCGTGGTCTGCACGACGATGATCCGGTCTACATCGGATTCGTCACCATCCACGAGGTCAATGCCGCCGAAGGGCTCTCCCACCTGGCGCTCGACCGCCCCGACCGGGCCGCAGCCAGCTTCATCGGCCGGCTCGAACACCCCGATCCGGTCTTCAAACGGAACGAGTACCTGGGAAAGCTCAACATGGCTACGGCCCTGAACCAGCAGGGCGACCATGCGGGATCCGGCTCGATCGCGCTCAACGTTCTGCCCGCTGTCGCGTCGCTCAAATCTCGACGTACCCGGAAGCGTCTGGCAACCCTGCGAGCCGACCTCGGGCGGACGGCTCCCCACGTGCCGGCAGCTCGTGACTTCATCGAGGCGTACGACGCCGCCAAGGTCGCCTGA